The following coding sequences lie in one Saccopteryx bilineata isolate mSacBil1 chromosome 5, mSacBil1_pri_phased_curated, whole genome shotgun sequence genomic window:
- the AP1S3 gene encoding AP-1 complex subunit sigma-3, with translation MIHFILLFSRQGKLRLQKWYTTLPDKERKKITREIVQIVLSRGQRTSSFIDWKELKLVYKRYASLYFCCAVENQDNELLTLEIVHRYVELLDKYFGNVCELDIIFNFEKAYFILDEFIIGGEIQETSKKSAVKAIEDSDMLQETLEEYMNKPTF, from the exons ATACATTTCATATTGCTCTTCAGTCGACAGGGGAAACTCCGGCTGCAGAAATGGTACACGACTCTCCCcgacaaagagaggaagaagatcaCCCGGGAAATTGTTCAGATCGTTCTCTCGCGCGGGCAGAGGACGAGCAGCTTCATTGACTGGAAGGAGCTCAAGCTTGTTTATAAAAG gtATGCTAGTTTATATTTTTGCTGCGCAGTAGAAAATCAGGACAATGAGCTCTTGACACTTGAGATTGTGCATCGTTATGTGGAGTTGCTGGACAAGTACTTTGGCAAT GTCTGTGAGCTggatatcatttttaattttgaaaaggcTTATTTTATCCTGGATGAATTTATCATCGGTGGAGAAATTCAGGAAACCTCCAAGAAATCTGCTGTCAAAGCCATtgaagattctgatatgttacaAGAG ACACTGGAAGAATACATGAACAAGCCGACGTTCTAA